The Polyangium spumosum region CGGCGCACAATCCGCGGGCGAGCGCGATCGGACGAACGTGCTCGCCGACGCGGTGGAGGCGATCATGGGCGCGATCTACCTCGACCGCGGCTTCCAGGACGCGCGCCTCTTCGTGCAGGTGGTGCTCGCCGAGCCACTCGCGCGCCTCGCGGAGCGCCCGGCGCGGACGCTCGACCCGAAGAGCGAGCTGCAGGAGCGCGTGCAAGCCACGGGTGGCCCTTCGCCCCGCTACCGCGTCGTGGGCATCGAGGGACCACCCAACCAGCGCACGTTCACGGTGGTCGTGGAGATCCACGAGCAGGTCATGGGCGAGGGCCAGGGCCCCTCGAAGAAGTTCGCGGAGCAGCAGGCCGCGCGGGCCGCGATCCTGCGCTTGTGGTCAGGTGACGCGGAGGCGACGGGCGAAGTATCTTCGGGATCGAACGAGTCTCCGGTTCGTCCGTCCAATGGGGCCCTCCCTCGGACGGAGGGGACCTGAGACGCTCGAGGAGGTTTTCGAGGATGCTCCGTCGGATCGCGCTCGCCGTGCTCGTGACGCTCGCGCTCTGCTTGACCGTGCTGCCGGCGTGGGCGGGCAGTTATCTCGACCGCGCCGCGCTCCTGCTCGACGAGGCGCGCAAGGAAGGGGACATGCTCCAGCCCCGCACGTTCGACAAGGAGCTCGTGCTCGTGGTGAAGGCGCTGGCCGAGGCGCGCGCGAGGGTGGCCCAGAAGATGGAGGTGCCCGCGCAGGTGACGAAGGCGCACCCGCACCTCTTGCTCGTGCTCGCGAACTACGAACGCGCGGCCACGGCGGCCGAGGACGGCAACTTCAAGAAGTTCATGGAGCACCTCACCACCGCGCGTGACGAGGACCGGAACTTCCGCGCGATCCTGCGGGAGCTCGGCTACACGTTGCCCGACGTGAACGCGAAGAAATGAAGCGTCGCGCGGGCTGAAAACGAAACGGGCCGCCTCGGAGCGAGGTGGCCCGTCTTCGTTTCGCCTCTCGGCTTTTTCTAGAGAACGAGGCCGATGTCGAAGGCCAGCGTGTACTGCCGCGGCATCCCCTCGAACTTGTTCACCGTGGCGTTCGGGTCGTCGTTCGGATCGGGCGTCGCGACCATCGAATCCTCGTCCTGGTTGGCCTCGGTCGGGTCGACGATGTCGGTCACGAAGTGCGCGCCGATGCGCACCATCTGGAAGCGGAACTGCAGGCCCGCGTCGATGCGGTGGCGCTGCATGCGGACCGGATCGAAGACGGCCGTGTTGTTGAAGTCCGCGCTCGTGCCGCCGCCGCAGACGGGCTGGCCGTCGCGGT contains the following coding sequences:
- the rnc gene encoding ribonuclease III, with amino-acid sequence MDSPREALLSRLGLSGELPHLEEALTHPSFSNEQRKGACADNQRLEFLGDAVLGLCVAEILMQRFPDADEGELTRMRAMLVNPNPLAAWARSVELGAALRLGRGAQSAGERDRTNVLADAVEAIMGAIYLDRGFQDARLFVQVVLAEPLARLAERPARTLDPKSELQERVQATGGPSPRYRVVGIEGPPNQRTFTVVVEIHEQVMGEGQGPSKKFAEQQAARAAILRLWSGDAEATGEVSSGSNESPVRPSNGALPRTEGT